Proteins encoded together in one Planctomyces sp. SH-PL14 window:
- a CDS encoding HU family DNA-binding protein, with the protein MAKAADKPMSKSEIVASIAESTELGKKEVTAVLDGLEALIAQAMAKKGSGTFVIPGLMKIVRTEKKATPAKQGRNPKTGETITIAAKPARKVVKVRALKKLKEML; encoded by the coding sequence ATGGCCAAGGCCGCCGATAAGCCCATGTCGAAGAGTGAGATCGTCGCCTCGATCGCCGAGTCGACCGAGCTGGGGAAGAAGGAAGTCACCGCCGTCCTCGACGGTCTCGAAGCCCTGATCGCTCAGGCGATGGCCAAGAAGGGTTCGGGCACGTTCGTCATTCCGGGTCTGATGAAGATCGTCCGGACTGAGAAGAAGGCCACCCCGGCCAAGCAGGGGCGCAACCCGAAGACCGGCGAAACGATCACCATCGCCGCCAAGCCGGCCCGCAAGGTCGTCAAGGTCCGGGCTCTCAAGAAGCTCAAGGAAATGCTCTAA
- a CDS encoding alpha/beta hydrolase, translated as MTDQPQPSPALSAPLATRLRQWLWRVARLIVAGYFGIVLLLWSFQRTLLYHPLKATTIERSATGLSDSDVEEVSVTAGDGVALHGWLARTAATGMAATASSPGEASVRETVRSSNAPVVIYFQGNAGNRRTNGDIVGELASYGCHVLYFDHRGFGLNAGYPTEADLLADGRTIWIFATGELGIPSDRLYLFGESLGGGIATGVAQGLCRDGLKPPAGLILGATFSSVRRVAQDLYPFVPVRWMLSDPFLSDVRMADVTCPVLQFHGTADSIVPFPIGRELHAAIPAASRSGVPKRFVEIPDWDHFGIPAAVLRGELSEFIARVQSASSR; from the coding sequence ATGACGGATCAACCCCAGCCTTCTCCCGCCCTTTCGGCTCCGCTGGCGACGAGACTGCGGCAATGGCTCTGGCGCGTCGCCCGGCTGATCGTGGCGGGGTACTTCGGAATCGTGCTCCTGCTGTGGAGCTTTCAGAGGACACTGCTCTATCACCCGCTCAAGGCGACCACGATCGAGCGGAGCGCGACCGGCCTGTCCGACAGCGATGTCGAGGAGGTCAGCGTGACCGCCGGCGACGGCGTGGCGCTCCATGGCTGGCTGGCCCGGACGGCGGCGACAGGGATGGCGGCGACAGCGAGCAGCCCCGGCGAGGCCTCCGTCCGGGAGACCGTCCGGAGTTCGAACGCGCCGGTCGTGATCTACTTTCAGGGGAACGCCGGGAACCGGAGGACGAACGGCGACATCGTCGGCGAACTCGCCTCGTACGGCTGCCACGTCCTGTACTTCGATCACCGCGGCTTCGGCCTCAACGCGGGGTATCCGACCGAGGCGGACCTGTTAGCCGACGGCCGGACGATCTGGATTTTCGCCACCGGGGAGCTGGGGATCCCTTCGGATCGCCTGTATCTCTTCGGCGAGTCGTTGGGGGGCGGCATCGCCACGGGCGTGGCCCAGGGCCTCTGTCGCGACGGGCTGAAGCCGCCGGCCGGGTTGATCCTCGGCGCCACGTTCTCTTCGGTGCGCCGCGTGGCTCAGGATCTCTACCCCTTCGTCCCGGTCCGCTGGATGCTGAGCGATCCGTTCCTCTCCGATGTCCGGATGGCCGACGTCACCTGTCCGGTCCTCCAGTTTCACGGAACGGCGGACTCGATCGTCCCCTTCCCGATCGGCCGCGAGCTTCACGCGGCGATCCCGGCGGCCTCCCGTTCCGGAGTTCCGAAGCGCTTCGTCGAGATCCCCGACTGGGACCACTTCGGCATCCCTGCGGCGGTCCTGCGAGGCGAGCTTTCCGAGTTCATCGCGCGGGTGCAATCGGCCTCGTCCAGGTAG